The genomic stretch TGCGATCCGCCGCTTCGAGGGGCGCCATGGCGTCAAATTGTGGGAGCGTGAGGGACATAAGCTGCGCCTGACGCTTGCGGGGAACTATCTCCTTGGCCTGGCAATGCGTGTGTTGCCGCAACTCGAACATGGCGCGGCGGTTCTTGATGATTACGCGCGCGGGCGGCGCGGCGCGATCCGGGTGGGGATGGAATGCCATCCCTGCCAGGATTGGCTGATGCGGGTGGTGGACCCGTTCCTGGCGGAATGGCCGGATGTCGAGCTGGATGTGACGACGGCCTTCCAGTTCGGCGGTCTGGCAGCGCTTCTGAGCCACGAGATCGACATTCTCGTCACCCCCGATCCTATCGAACGGGCGGGGCTCGAATACAGGCCTGTCTTCGATTACGAACTGGTTCTGGCGGTGGCCGAAAACCACCCGCTGGTGCAAAAGCAACGGATCGAGCCGGAGGATCTGGCGGGCGAAACCCTGATCACCTATCCGGTCTCGCGTGAGAGGCTCGATATCTACACCCGCTTCCTCGTGCCCGCCCACGCCCTGCCGCGCCGTCACCGCACGGTGGAAACGACCGATCTGATGTTGCGACTGGTCGCATCCGGC from Martelella sp. AD-3 encodes the following:
- a CDS encoding LysR family transcriptional regulator, which translates into the protein MIDIQPLSILREIDRTGSLTQAAEQLNLTQSAVSHAIRRFEGRHGVKLWEREGHKLRLTLAGNYLLGLAMRVLPQLEHGAAVLDDYARGRRGAIRVGMECHPCQDWLMRVVDPFLAEWPDVELDVTTAFQFGGLAALLSHEIDILVTPDPIERAGLEYRPVFDYELVLAVAENHPLVQKQRIEPEDLAGETLITYPVSRERLDIYTRFLVPAHALPRRHRTVETTDLMLRLVASGRAVSATPDWLLREAKGVKGVRIGEGIAKSIHLGHRSGERSDYLDGFMALAETVRI